From a region of the uncultured Desulfatiglans sp. genome:
- the bclA gene encoding Benzoate--CoA ligase has translation MAHGTSQDFFNAADYFVDRNVRQGRGHKVAVYTEHRNYTYNDIQKMTNKSANALRECGLRVDDRVLILLLDVPQFYAAFWGAIKIGAVPIPVNTTLGSEDYAYFLNDSRAKLLIISEELLPVVTHIQGNLPYLRDLVVISETEGAHIPFRQKYRHAPAEAATEYTTRDDVGFWLYSSGSTGLPKGAIHSHYDMVAATEGFAQAVIGLTEEDTVLSAARLFHAYGLGNSCYLPFGVGASVVLNSEVPTPEKVFRLVQRFRPTVFFDIPTHYAELLEYLEKRDQEKGAGSQADAAHEFSSVRICVSAGEALPAEIYRRWKERFGIEILDGIGTSELVHIFICNRPGDVRPGSSGKPVPGYELKLVDDQGKEVPKGEIGTLLVKGQTAAQQYWRGREKTLATMQGEWINTGDKYRGDADGYFWCAGRADDMLKVGDAWVSPIEVESCIAGHADVREVAVVGHMDEKGLVKPKAFVVLREGAEASSGLADDMRRWAADRLPPHHHPRWIEFVNQLPKGPTGKIQRSSLRE, from the coding sequence ATGGCTCACGGGACATCGCAGGATTTCTTTAACGCCGCCGACTACTTTGTCGATCGCAATGTTCGTCAGGGCCGTGGTCACAAGGTGGCTGTGTATACGGAACATCGCAATTACACCTATAACGACATTCAGAAAATGACAAACAAGTCGGCCAATGCCCTCCGTGAATGTGGCTTGAGGGTGGACGATCGCGTGCTCATACTCCTGCTCGATGTGCCTCAGTTTTATGCGGCATTCTGGGGCGCGATCAAGATCGGGGCCGTGCCTATCCCTGTCAACACAACGCTCGGCTCTGAGGACTACGCTTATTTCCTTAACGACAGCCGGGCCAAACTCCTCATCATATCAGAGGAGTTGCTTCCCGTGGTCACCCATATCCAGGGCAATCTTCCCTATCTCCGGGATCTCGTCGTGATATCGGAGACAGAAGGGGCTCACATCCCTTTCAGGCAGAAGTACCGGCATGCGCCGGCCGAGGCCGCCACGGAATACACGACCAGAGACGATGTGGGGTTCTGGCTTTACAGCTCGGGTTCCACAGGGCTGCCAAAGGGGGCTATCCACTCCCACTACGACATGGTTGCCGCCACCGAAGGCTTCGCCCAGGCTGTCATCGGACTGACCGAGGAGGATACGGTGCTTTCAGCGGCAAGACTCTTTCACGCGTATGGACTCGGCAATTCCTGTTATCTCCCATTCGGCGTCGGCGCCTCCGTTGTCTTGAATTCCGAGGTCCCAACGCCTGAAAAGGTCTTTCGTCTGGTTCAGCGCTTCCGTCCCACGGTCTTCTTCGACATCCCTACCCATTATGCCGAGTTGCTTGAATATCTGGAAAAGCGGGACCAGGAGAAGGGGGCCGGCTCCCAGGCCGATGCAGCGCACGAATTTTCTTCTGTCCGCATCTGCGTTTCAGCCGGCGAAGCACTCCCGGCCGAGATTTATCGCCGTTGGAAGGAACGTTTCGGCATTGAGATCCTGGACGGCATCGGGACCAGCGAGCTTGTCCACATATTCATTTGCAACCGCCCCGGGGATGTCCGGCCGGGCTCCTCAGGGAAGCCCGTTCCGGGTTATGAATTGAAACTGGTCGATGATCAAGGAAAAGAGGTGCCCAAGGGGGAGATCGGAACGCTCCTGGTCAAAGGTCAGACGGCTGCGCAGCAGTATTGGCGGGGGCGTGAAAAAACACTCGCCACCATGCAGGGCGAATGGATCAACACGGGCGACAAATACCGCGGAGATGCCGACGGCTACTTCTGGTGCGCCGGGCGCGCTGACGACATGTTGAAGGTAGGGGATGCCTGGGTTTCTCCGATCGAGGTGGAAAGCTGCATCGCAGGGCATGCCGACGTGCGTGAGGTCGCGGTTGTCGGGCATATGGACGAAAAGGGCCTTGTCAAACCCAAGGCGTTCGTTGTCTTGCGCGAAGGGGCTGAAGCGTCGTCAGGTCTTGCGGATGACATGAGACGCTGGGCAGCGGACAGGTTGCCCCCGCACCACCATCCCCGCTGGATCGAGTTTGTGAACCAACTGCCCAAGGGTCCTACGGGAAAAATACAACGGTCGAGCCTTAGGGAATGA
- the bclA gene encoding Benzoate--CoA ligase has product MTQVKTHEFFNATDYFLDRNIRRGLGHKVAVYTEHRNYTYNDLQKMTNKSANAFRELGVMVDDRILILMLDVPQFYAIFWGAIRIGAVPIPINTMLSPEDYEYYLNDSRAKVLVISEQMFPSISEIEGDLRYLRDLIIISDTKGAHIPFKQMYRHAPATAKTESTTKDDIGFWLYSSGSTGAPKGAIHSQYDMVTATEGFGKRVLGLTENDILFSAARLFFAYGLGNSCYLPFGVGASVVLNAEAPKPENVFRHIERFRPTVFFGVPTLYGQMLEYLEKRDKETGATPDPNAAHELSSVRICFSAGEALPPELYHRWKKRFGIDILDGIGTTELLHIFICNRPGDVRPGSSGKPVPGYEVKLIDDRGEAVQKGEIGTLLVKGGTAAQQYWRKRQKTLSTMQGEWINTGDKYYEDPDGYFWCAGRGDDMLKVGGIWVSPVEVENCIIEHPGVGEVAVVGKADEKGLVKPKAFVVLREGYRPSEELEKEIKQWVLDRIAKYKYPRWVEFVEVLPKSATGKIQRYKLR; this is encoded by the coding sequence ATGACTCAAGTGAAGACGCATGAATTCTTTAACGCCACGGACTACTTTCTCGACCGGAATATCCGTCGGGGCCTGGGCCATAAGGTGGCAGTCTATACGGAGCATCGGAACTACACCTACAACGACCTGCAGAAGATGACGAACAAGTCTGCCAACGCGTTCCGTGAGCTTGGGGTGATGGTTGATGACCGCATTCTGATCCTGATGCTCGACGTTCCGCAGTTCTATGCTATCTTTTGGGGGGCTATCCGGATCGGGGCTGTTCCTATCCCCATCAACACCATGCTCTCTCCTGAGGATTATGAATACTATCTCAATGACAGCAGGGCAAAGGTCCTCGTCATTTCAGAGCAGATGTTTCCTTCCATATCCGAGATCGAGGGCGACCTCCGGTATCTCAGGGACCTGATCATCATATCGGATACCAAAGGCGCCCACATCCCTTTTAAGCAGATGTACCGTCACGCCCCCGCGACGGCCAAGACGGAATCCACCACCAAGGACGATATCGGCTTCTGGTTGTACAGCTCGGGTTCCACAGGCGCACCCAAAGGCGCCATCCATTCCCAGTACGATATGGTTACGGCCACGGAGGGCTTTGGCAAGCGTGTGCTCGGCTTGACGGAGAATGACATCCTCTTCTCCGCGGCCCGCCTCTTTTTCGCCTACGGCCTGGGCAATTCTTGCTACCTGCCCTTTGGCGTCGGGGCCTCCGTTGTATTGAATGCTGAAGCCCCCAAGCCTGAGAATGTGTTCCGCCATATCGAACGGTTCCGCCCCACGGTCTTTTTCGGGGTCCCGACGCTCTACGGCCAGATGCTCGAATATCTGGAGAAGCGGGATAAGGAGACCGGCGCCACACCCGACCCCAATGCCGCTCATGAGTTGTCTTCGGTCCGTATCTGCTTTTCGGCCGGGGAAGCCCTGCCGCCTGAACTCTATCACCGGTGGAAGAAGCGTTTCGGTATTGACATCCTCGATGGCATCGGGACAACCGAGCTCCTTCACATCTTCATCTGCAATCGACCGGGCGATGTAAGGCCTGGGTCCAGCGGAAAGCCTGTGCCCGGATATGAGGTGAAATTGATTGACGATCGGGGAGAGGCGGTCCAAAAGGGCGAGATCGGCACCCTCCTGGTCAAAGGCGGGACCGCTGCTCAGCAGTATTGGCGGAAACGGCAGAAGACGCTTTCCACCATGCAGGGGGAATGGATCAACACGGGGGACAAATATTATGAAGATCCCGACGGTTACTTCTGGTGCGCCGGCCGCGGCGACGACATGCTGAAGGTCGGCGGCATATGGGTTTCCCCGGTGGAGGTGGAAAACTGCATCATCGAGCATCCCGGCGTTGGGGAGGTGGCCGTTGTGGGAAAGGCCGATGAAAAGGGCCTTGTCAAACCCAAGGCATTCGTCGTGCTGAGAGAGGGGTATCGTCCGTCGGAAGAGCTTGAAAAGGAGATCAAGCAGTGGGTCCTCGACAGGATCGCCAAGTACAAATATCCCCGCTGGGTCGAGTTCGTGGAGGTGCTGCCGAAGAGCGCCACAGGCAAGATCCAGCGGTATAAATTGAGGTAG
- a CDS encoding hypothetical protein (Evidence 5 : Unknown function) — MRIPMGAGLSAQQEKVALLFGFIAMEIVIGAMAVNYGSGGRPHRRGFDSSESIAEAEFNGVHPYPCRRS, encoded by the coding sequence ATGAGAATTCCAATGGGTGCTGGGTTATCAGCACAACAGGAAAAAGTTGCCCTCCTGTTCGGTTTCATTGCGATGGAAATCGTTATCGGGGCCATGGCTGTGAATTACGGAAGCGGGGGGAGACCTCACCGGCGAGGTTTCGATTCATCCGAGTCCATTGCGGAGGCTGAGTTTAATGGTGTTCACCCTTATCCATGCAGGCGATCATGA
- a CDS encoding conserved exported hypothetical protein (Evidence 4 : Unknown function but conserved in other organisms), with amino-acid sequence MLGKGTVVLGLLAMILVCVAGCNRNEDAEERKGDELTLAVTPWPASAPLYIANEKGYFRDEGLDVTLHSYVSGHLGLDAVLAGKADLATVGDTPIALAAIDGKPFSVIATICKIERAILIIGRRDRGISGPHSLKGKRIGVVEGTTADFFLYIYLITSYVDPQDVTIVPIAADKMVEVLLNGEVDAVSTWTPHTIMLQDRLGNNALVLHDSNIYTMTWNLVAARDFVENHPERIEKVLRAVVRAEGFIAEKPEDAKAIASMAIGTEPALFEKEWKNLSFATVLNQSLIVNLEDQARWYRKRSPGEDSTPDFTHFIHTDTLKAVRPEAVGISDR; translated from the coding sequence ATGCTCGGGAAAGGAACCGTCGTACTGGGCCTTCTTGCCATGATTCTTGTTTGCGTGGCCGGGTGCAATCGAAACGAGGATGCGGAGGAAAGGAAAGGTGATGAGCTCACCCTTGCGGTGACGCCATGGCCCGCTTCAGCTCCTCTTTATATAGCGAACGAAAAAGGCTATTTCAGAGACGAAGGGCTTGACGTAACCCTTCATTCTTATGTCTCCGGACACCTTGGGCTGGATGCGGTGCTTGCAGGGAAGGCGGACCTGGCAACGGTCGGGGATACACCCATCGCACTGGCAGCCATAGATGGAAAGCCTTTTTCGGTCATTGCCACGATTTGCAAAATTGAACGGGCGATCCTGATCATTGGGAGAAGAGACAGGGGCATTTCCGGACCTCATAGTCTCAAGGGGAAAAGAATAGGAGTAGTCGAGGGTACGACTGCAGATTTTTTTCTCTACATCTACCTGATCACATCCTATGTGGATCCGCAGGATGTCACAATCGTTCCCATTGCTGCAGACAAGATGGTCGAGGTCCTGCTGAACGGAGAAGTGGATGCGGTCAGCACCTGGACGCCCCACACCATCATGCTCCAGGACAGGCTTGGCAATAACGCGCTGGTGCTTCATGACTCGAACATTTACACCATGACATGGAATCTTGTGGCCGCCCGGGATTTCGTCGAGAACCATCCGGAACGGATCGAAAAGGTCCTCCGGGCCGTGGTCAGGGCAGAAGGGTTTATCGCAGAAAAGCCGGAAGACGCCAAGGCTATCGCTTCTATGGCCATCGGTACGGAGCCAGCCCTGTTCGAGAAGGAATGGAAGAACCTCAGTTTTGCCACGGTTCTGAACCAGAGCCTGATCGTGAATCTGGAAGACCAGGCGCGCTGGTACAGAAAGAGAAGCCCTGGCGAGGATAGCACCCCTGACTTCACGCATTTCATCCATACCGACACTCTGAAGGCGGTGCGGCCTGAGGCGGTCGGGATCAGCGACAGGTAG
- a CDS encoding conserved exported hypothetical protein (Evidence 4 : Unknown function but conserved in other organisms): MRKSILFSLAAVLLVFWNIGPAAAKPSKCEECHIKISPLQVQDFNRGKMAETMDCTSCHGSAHQTDQDVDKVQLPTIATCQACHEEQAKQYLSGKHALGLIALEAMPYTHMQPAAFVEGQKGCGGCHTLGLKDQSVRESDKRKYYPYGMDCQNCHTRHAFSKREAAEPEACKTCHMGFDHAQWEMYSGAKHGVTYLVNRVVDPANKDRAPRCQTCHMPDGDHRVFSAWGFLAVRLPEDDAEWMGYRATILKGLGVLDPEGNPTARLEVVKAGKVARLSKEEFEAERQRYVNVCNQCHTPAFVSHNMKNADQMVKEADKLFAEAIEIVAGLYKDGIIARKEGAPAYPDLLTFYDVNTKVEQLLYEMFMDHRMKTFQGAFHLNYDYSTWYGYAKMKKDLVEIREAAATMRSHKEKQP; this comes from the coding sequence ATGCGCAAGTCGATCCTGTTCTCGTTGGCGGCCGTCCTGCTTGTCTTCTGGAACATCGGGCCGGCGGCGGCCAAGCCTTCCAAGTGCGAGGAATGCCACATCAAGATCTCTCCACTGCAGGTCCAGGATTTCAATCGGGGCAAGATGGCCGAGACCATGGATTGCACCAGTTGCCACGGGTCCGCCCATCAGACCGATCAGGATGTCGACAAGGTCCAGCTGCCCACGATCGCGACGTGCCAGGCGTGCCATGAGGAGCAGGCCAAGCAGTATCTGTCCGGGAAGCATGCGCTCGGGCTGATCGCACTCGAGGCCATGCCGTACACCCACATGCAGCCCGCGGCCTTCGTGGAGGGCCAGAAGGGGTGCGGCGGGTGCCATACCCTGGGTCTGAAAGACCAGAGTGTCCGGGAGAGCGACAAGAGAAAGTATTATCCCTATGGGATGGACTGTCAGAACTGCCACACCCGCCACGCGTTCTCCAAGCGCGAGGCGGCCGAACCGGAGGCCTGCAAGACCTGCCACATGGGCTTCGACCACGCCCAGTGGGAGATGTATTCCGGGGCGAAGCACGGTGTGACCTACCTCGTCAACCGGGTGGTCGATCCCGCGAACAAGGATCGCGCGCCCCGCTGCCAGACGTGCCACATGCCCGATGGCGATCACCGGGTCTTCTCGGCCTGGGGTTTCCTGGCGGTCCGGCTGCCCGAGGACGACGCCGAGTGGATGGGCTACAGGGCGACCATCCTGAAGGGGCTGGGAGTGCTGGATCCGGAAGGCAACCCGACGGCGCGGCTGGAGGTCGTCAAGGCCGGCAAGGTGGCCCGGTTGAGCAAGGAGGAGTTCGAGGCCGAACGGCAGCGCTATGTGAACGTTTGCAACCAGTGCCATACCCCGGCCTTCGTTTCTCACAACATGAAGAACGCGGACCAGATGGTGAAGGAGGCCGACAAGCTTTTCGCCGAGGCCATCGAGATCGTCGCGGGCCTTTACAAAGACGGGATCATTGCGCGGAAGGAGGGGGCTCCGGCGTATCCGGACCTGCTGACGTTCTATGACGTCAATACGAAAGTGGAACAGCTCCTTTACGAGATGTTCATGGACCACCGCATGAAGACCTTCCAGGGGGCCTTCCACCTGAATTACGACTATTCCACCTGGTACGGGTATGCGAAGATGAAAAAGGATCTGGTGGAGATCCGGGAGGCGGCTGCAACGATGCGCAGCCACAAGGAAAAACAACCCTGA
- the yeaQ gene encoding conserved hypothetical protein; putative inner membrane protein (Evidence 4 : Unknown function but conserved in other organisms; Product type m : membrane component), translating into MGILSWIILGLIAGAFAQWIMPGKDGGGIIVTILLGIAGAFVGGWIGSFLGLGTTGGLSIGSIITATAGAFLLLFIYRRIKRKS; encoded by the coding sequence ATGGGCATTTTATCGTGGATCATATTGGGTTTGATCGCGGGCGCCTTTGCACAATGGATCATGCCGGGCAAAGACGGCGGGGGAATCATCGTTACCATTTTACTGGGCATTGCCGGGGCGTTCGTAGGCGGCTGGATCGGCTCCTTCCTGGGGTTGGGCACGACCGGCGGCCTGAGTATCGGCAGCATCATCACGGCTACGGCCGGCGCGTTCCTGCTGTTGTTCATCTACCGCCGAATTAAACGGAAATCTTGA
- a CDS encoding exported hypothetical protein (Evidence 5 : Unknown function) translates to MFFCLFLVIFALTSCLLFVLLSSFPLSSAKAVRDKGSKTAIIADIVILVQAVLYSLHTWIPAS, encoded by the coding sequence ATGTTCTTTTGCCTGTTCCTCGTGATATTTGCTCTCACCTCTTGTCTGCTCTTCGTACTGCTCTCTTCCTTCCCTCTTTCATCAGCAAAAGCTGTTCGTGATAAAGGCAGTAAGACGGCGATTATTGCGGACATCGTTATTTTGGTTCAAGCTGTTCTCTATTCATTACATACCTGGATTCCGGCTAGTTAG
- a CDS encoding Glyoxalase/bleomycin resistance protein/dioxygenase yields MGSQRALQKRMKSANTILYCREWEETVRFYRDRLHLPVRFSNDWFVEFESAQGARLSVADERRSSVKSSRGLGITLALEVDDIEGVREYAEKAGLKPTALRRHPWDARVFYLVDPEGHRVEIWQAGTGGEG; encoded by the coding sequence ATGGGCTCGCAGCGGGCGCTCCAGAAGCGTATGAAGAGCGCGAATACGATACTGTATTGCCGGGAGTGGGAGGAGACGGTGCGGTTCTACAGGGACCGGCTGCACCTGCCCGTCCGCTTTTCAAACGACTGGTTCGTGGAGTTCGAGTCGGCCCAGGGAGCGCGTCTCAGCGTTGCGGACGAAAGGCGGTCGTCCGTGAAGAGTTCGAGGGGGCTTGGCATCACCCTCGCCCTGGAGGTCGATGACATCGAAGGCGTCCGGGAATATGCCGAGAAGGCCGGCTTGAAACCGACGGCGCTTCGGCGCCACCCCTGGGATGCGCGGGTGTTTTATCTGGTTGATCCCGAAGGGCACCGGGTGGAGATATGGCAGGCCGGGACGGGCGGCGAAGGGTGA
- a CDS encoding putative PAS/PAC sensor signal transduction histidine kinase (Evidence 3 : Putative function from multiple computational evidences): protein MSISSKLKIAALVPGLVALVIGLAFLLTYRVLDRAREEGQRTKQFISCINELDNLARYFILYHEDRPRRQFVSQHDSMMKLILSLQFRDKTQQKILDGIRHNSESLMEAFLRLAAAYERPAHDEGAALSSEAEERLEGRVLTASRDLVSDALRLEVLIDEEIATTQRRVGWLVLFVLLGTGIPLTFVLIRIMRGISASLALLRQGTEAVGAGHLDYRIGMTARDEIGDLSRAFDLMAERLNDITVSRDRLHTEVKERKRAEEEARQRGKWLRVILGSIGDAVIATDAEGRVSFLNPVAATLTGWEVEEARAQPIQSVFRIINEQTRRPADDIFNLVLCEGKTVNLANHTALIHRDGRAIPIEDSAAPIRDAEGKAVGVVIVFHDVTEKRRAHQEIVEAAEKFRIVADFTHDWEYWRLPDNRFAHVSPSCERVTGYSREAFMQDPGLYTRIIHPDDRERMITHMREDLCQTEPHELEFRIVRQDGRERWISHSCRLVTNALGQPMGRRASNRDITARKRAEEALHESTRRLALIVDSITDGFFALDREWRFIHINDAALRHFGRFREEVIGCSLFEVFPAVRGSVFETQYRRAMKEAHPVHFETASMVADKTMEVHAYPGLNTMTVLFRDITERLRITSALRESEATLRGILDATQESIWLFSPEGFVLMANKTALIRFGKPPEEVLGRHFDDVLPPELAQSRFARLKEVVKSRQPVAFEDARSGILFHHDFYPVLNDEGRVISIACFSRDITERERIEDALRKAHDELELRVIERTRELAEINEALQTEIIERKRAEEIGKAERKRLYDVFEALPAYVVLLSPDYTVPFANRFFRERFGESHGLRCYEYLFHRKEPCEGCETYKVMKTHAPHRWEWNGPDGRIYDVSDFPFTDTDGTMLIMEMGIDITERKQAEEDLKSSLARLEQSNQDLEDFAHVASHDLQEPLRKIRTFSDLLIGLHHDSLNDTVRDYLERMNLAAERMHALVMALLRYSRITSHLESYSVFNLKEPVEEAIGDLGALCEEAGARVEVGKLPEIKADRELIRDLFQNLIGNALKYRGERKPLVRIDASESDTGSFWDIRVEDNGIGFEEVYLDKIFKPFQRLHGKSSHYKGTGMGLAICRKIVDRHGGIITARSVPGKGSTFIVSLPKWQ from the coding sequence ATGAGTATCAGCTCCAAATTGAAGATTGCAGCGCTGGTACCCGGGCTCGTAGCCCTCGTCATCGGCCTCGCTTTCCTCCTTACCTACAGGGTCCTGGACCGCGCCAGGGAAGAAGGGCAAAGGACCAAGCAGTTCATCAGCTGCATAAATGAGCTGGACAATCTGGCCCGCTACTTCATCCTCTACCACGAGGACCGACCCAGGCGGCAGTTCGTCAGTCAACACGACTCCATGATGAAACTCATCCTCTCCCTCCAATTTCGGGACAAAACCCAGCAGAAGATCCTGGACGGCATTCGCCACAACAGCGAATCGCTGATGGAGGCATTCCTCAGACTGGCCGCTGCTTATGAACGACCGGCCCATGACGAAGGCGCTGCTCTTTCCAGCGAAGCGGAGGAGCGGCTGGAGGGTCGGGTCCTCACTGCGTCCCGCGACCTGGTTTCCGATGCACTGCGGCTCGAAGTCCTCATCGATGAAGAGATCGCCACGACCCAGCGCAGGGTGGGCTGGCTCGTCCTTTTCGTGCTCTTGGGCACGGGCATTCCCCTCACCTTCGTCCTGATCCGGATCATGAGAGGCATCTCCGCATCGCTTGCCCTCCTGAGACAAGGAACCGAAGCCGTAGGAGCAGGGCATCTCGATTACAGGATCGGAATGACGGCGCGGGACGAGATCGGGGACCTCTCTCGTGCCTTCGACCTCATGGCGGAACGCTTGAACGATATCACGGTTTCGAGGGACAGGCTCCACACAGAGGTGAAGGAGCGAAAGAGGGCCGAAGAGGAGGCGAGGCAGCGGGGAAAGTGGCTGCGGGTCATCCTCGGCAGCATCGGCGACGCGGTAATTGCCACGGACGCCGAGGGCCGGGTGAGCTTCCTCAATCCCGTCGCCGCAACCCTGACGGGCTGGGAAGTGGAAGAGGCCCGGGCTCAACCGATACAGAGCGTCTTTCGGATCATCAACGAACAGACCCGCCGGCCAGCCGATGACATTTTCAATCTCGTGCTATGCGAGGGGAAGACGGTCAACCTGGCCAATCACACAGCCCTTATCCACCGTGATGGCCGGGCAATTCCGATCGAGGACAGCGCAGCCCCGATTCGGGACGCCGAGGGAAAAGCGGTAGGGGTTGTGATCGTTTTTCATGATGTCACAGAGAAGCGCCGGGCGCACCAGGAGATTGTGGAGGCGGCCGAGAAGTTCCGCATCGTGGCGGATTTCACGCATGACTGGGAGTACTGGCGCCTGCCGGATAATCGTTTCGCTCACGTTTCGCCTTCCTGCGAACGCGTCACTGGGTACAGCCGTGAAGCGTTTATGCAGGACCCAGGTCTTTACACGAGGATCATACACCCGGATGACCGTGAACGGATGATCACGCACATGCGCGAGGATCTGTGCCAGACTGAACCGCACGAACTCGAATTCCGCATCGTACGACAGGATGGCCGGGAACGCTGGATCAGCCACTCCTGCCGACTCGTGACGAACGCTCTGGGGCAACCCATGGGGCGCCGCGCCTCGAACCGCGACATCACTGCACGCAAACGGGCGGAGGAGGCCTTGCACGAGTCCACACGCAGGCTTGCGCTCATCGTGGATAGCATTACCGACGGTTTTTTTGCCCTTGACCGGGAGTGGCGGTTTATCCATATCAACGATGCGGCCCTGCGGCATTTCGGCAGGTTTCGGGAAGAGGTGATAGGCTGCAGCCTTTTTGAGGTTTTTCCCGCTGTCCGGGGCTCCGTTTTCGAGACCCAGTACCGCCGCGCCATGAAAGAAGCCCATCCGGTTCATTTCGAGACCGCTTCCATGGTCGCGGACAAGACGATGGAGGTCCATGCCTATCCCGGCCTGAACACGATGACGGTCCTGTTCCGAGATATCACAGAACGGCTCCGGATCACGTCGGCCCTGCGGGAGAGCGAAGCGACCTTGCGAGGGATCCTGGACGCGACCCAGGAGTCGATCTGGCTGTTCAGTCCTGAGGGCTTTGTGCTCATGGCCAATAAGACGGCCCTGATACGTTTTGGAAAGCCTCCCGAAGAGGTTCTTGGCAGGCATTTTGACGACGTCTTACCGCCGGAGCTGGCCCAGTCACGCTTCGCCCGCTTGAAGGAGGTGGTGAAGTCACGACAACCGGTTGCGTTTGAAGATGCGCGAAGCGGCATTTTATTTCACCACGACTTCTATCCCGTACTGAACGATGAGGGTCGTGTGATCAGCATTGCCTGCTTCAGCCGTGATATAACCGAGCGCGAGCGGATTGAAGACGCCCTGCGCAAGGCCCACGATGAACTGGAACTCAGGGTGATTGAGCGTACCCGCGAGCTTGCCGAGATCAATGAGGCATTGCAGACGGAGATCATCGAACGAAAACGCGCTGAGGAAATCGGAAAGGCTGAACGTAAGCGGCTTTATGACGTTTTTGAGGCGTTGCCGGCTTATGTCGTACTGTTGTCGCCGGATTATACCGTGCCCTTTGCCAATCGCTTTTTCCGAGAGCGCTTTGGAGAGTCGCACGGCCTGCGGTGTTATGAGTATCTGTTCCACCGAAAAGAGCCATGCGAGGGGTGTGAAACGTACAAGGTGATGAAGACCCATGCCCCCCATCGTTGGGAATGGAACGGGCCGGACGGACGCATTTACGACGTCTCCGACTTCCCTTTCACAGATACGGACGGTACCATGCTCATCATGGAGATGGGCATCGACATAACGGAGCGGAAACAGGCGGAGGAGGACCTGAAAAGTTCCTTGGCAAGGCTGGAGCAGAGCAACCAAGATCTGGAAGACTTCGCCCATGTGGCATCGCATGACTTACAGGAGCCGCTGCGCAAAATCCGGACCTTTTCGGATTTGCTGATCGGCCTCCATCACGACTCCCTGAACGACACGGTTCGTGATTACCTGGAGCGGATGAACCTGGCGGCGGAGAGAATGCACGCCCTGGTGATGGCCCTTCTGAGATACTCCCGCATCACCTCCCACTTGGAGTCTTACAGTGTCTTCAATCTGAAGGAGCCTGTCGAGGAGGCGATTGGTGACCTGGGGGCACTCTGCGAGGAGGCGGGGGCTCGCGTGGAGGTAGGTAAACTGCCCGAGATCAAGGCGGATAGGGAGCTGATCCGGGACCTTTTCCAGAACCTGATCGGCAACGCCTTGAAGTATCGGGGGGAGCGCAAACCTCTGGTCCGTATCGATGCCAGCGAATCGGATACAGGTTCGTTTTGGGATATTCGAGTGGAAGACAATGGGATCGGCTTTGAGGAAGTTTACCTGGACAAGATTTTCAAGCCCTTTCAGCGGCTCCACGGGAAGAGTTCACACTATAAGGGGACGGGCATGGGGCTGGCGATCTGCCGAAAGATCGTGGACCGGCACGGAGGGATCATCACGGCCAGGAGCGTCCCGGG